The following proteins are co-located in the Halarcobacter sp. genome:
- the ccoG gene encoding cytochrome c oxidase accessory protein CcoG has protein sequence MNYTKKRYLTYAIFTLFIFVLPFIKINGNHMLLLSFEYSKFHFLGFSFDVNELYVMPFLLMILFIGIFAITTIFGRVWCGWACPQTIFRVVFRDLIETKLLGLRRLKNKQKDIDYSKKSNQIKKYIALLIWAVLTLIAASNFMWYFIPPEDFFNYIQNPDEHNFMILFIITLAGFLFYDIVFWKEDFCTYTCPYSRIQSVLYDDNTVQVVYNTNRGGDIYKNSEKSIFNVKQFSSNEECTTCEACVKVCPTHIDIRKGLQVECINCLECSDACTTVMGKLGKKSLIEWGSTNRVINKIKTNLFSKRNLAYIASIVICIFFATAMIVEKKDFIVNINKTTQLYKINEDKTVSNNYVFTFSNMQDKKVVMDLTLHNQKDFEIKRFKPFILKPKQRVKKVVIIKTKKRLFLSDKKDTPLDIKIDISANNNINKKQTWDLSFIYPRNDLFN, from the coding sequence ATGAATTACACTAAAAAAAGGTATCTAACTTATGCCATTTTTACGCTGTTTATTTTTGTTTTACCATTTATAAAAATAAATGGAAACCATATGTTATTATTATCATTTGAATACTCAAAGTTTCATTTTTTAGGATTTTCATTTGATGTAAATGAACTATATGTTATGCCATTTTTATTAATGATACTTTTTATAGGTATTTTTGCTATTACTACAATATTTGGTAGAGTTTGGTGTGGATGGGCCTGTCCTCAAACAATTTTTAGGGTTGTTTTTAGAGATTTAATTGAAACTAAACTATTAGGATTAAGAAGATTAAAAAATAAACAAAAAGATATTGATTATAGTAAAAAATCTAATCAAATCAAAAAATATATAGCCCTTCTTATTTGGGCAGTATTAACGCTAATTGCTGCATCAAATTTTATGTGGTATTTTATTCCACCAGAGGATTTCTTTAACTATATTCAAAACCCTGATGAGCATAATTTTATGATTTTATTTATAATTACTCTTGCGGGATTTCTTTTTTATGATATTGTATTTTGGAAAGAAGACTTTTGTACATATACCTGTCCATATTCAAGAATCCAATCTGTTTTATATGATGACAATACTGTCCAAGTTGTTTATAATACAAATAGAGGTGGAGATATTTATAAAAATTCAGAAAAATCTATTTTTAATGTAAAACAATTTAGTTCAAATGAAGAGTGCACAACTTGTGAAGCTTGCGTAAAAGTTTGCCCTACACATATAGATATAAGAAAGGGTTTACAAGTTGAATGTATAAATTGTCTAGAGTGTTCAGATGCTTGTACTACCGTAATGGGTAAACTTGGGAAAAAATCTTTAATTGAGTGGGGAAGCACTAATCGTGTAATCAATAAAATAAAAACAAATCTTTTCTCAAAAAGAAATTTAGCATACATAGCAAGTATTGTTATTTGTATTTTCTTTGCAACAGCTATGATAGTAGAGAAAAAAGATTTTATTGTAAATATAAATAAAACAACACAACTTTATAAAATAAATGAAGATAAAACTGTTTCAAACAACTATGTTTTTACTTTTTCTAATATGCAAGATAAAAAAGTCGTTATGGATTTAACACTACACAATCAAAAAGATTTTGAGATAAAAAGATTTAAACCTTTTATTCTAAAACCTAAACAAAGGGTAAAAAAAGTTGTAATAATAAAAACTAAAAAAAGACTATTTTTATCTGATAAAAAAGATACCCCTTTAGATATAAAAATTGATATTTCTGCAAATAATAATATAAATAAAAAACAAACTTGGGATTTATCTTTTATCTATCCAAGAAATGACTTATTTAATTAA
- a CDS encoding HAMP domain-containing sensor histidine kinase: MYFDYIILFYGITFGIVLMTIVYTLIRYIYSKEIFYISYCFMQIFSLIYIAQYSGFWNILNTWKDLSLTFASLSALVFAINYFQGKFIPVMKNYKELLFNTLLINIVLLSSFYHYMLFEYLPYTIIYGILFISIVFNFKNSFKPTLIYVFGWSLFCFILFIFDFKNYYEQKGFMDLVLLAFAIEAILFTISVSYKYNDLKQEKKEYENMLLQQSKLAKSGEMIANITHQFRQPLNNLSYILINLKKKFIKNELEKEYFEKKITQANQQIEFLSKTINDFKEFYIPSKKREQFLVKEVISNVQTIFEEDLKKHNILLNIDFKTNDDIKIFGIKNELAQVFLAILSNSRDVLKNIEKPEILIEVSASSAEVTISILNNGPKINQKDITKLFDPYFSTKKEGSGLGLFLSKQIIEESFNGKIEVSNNNERVCFSLIIEKDIN; the protein is encoded by the coding sequence TTGTACTTTGATTATATTATACTTTTTTATGGTATTACTTTTGGAATAGTTTTGATGACTATTGTTTATACTCTTATTAGATATATCTATTCAAAAGAGATATTTTATATAAGTTACTGTTTTATGCAAATCTTTTCTTTAATTTATATTGCTCAATATAGTGGATTTTGGAACATATTAAATACTTGGAAGGATTTGTCTTTAACTTTTGCAAGTCTTAGTGCACTTGTTTTTGCAATTAACTATTTTCAAGGTAAATTTATACCTGTTATGAAAAATTATAAAGAATTATTATTTAATACACTTTTGATAAATATAGTATTATTAAGCTCTTTTTACCATTATATGCTTTTTGAATACCTTCCTTATACAATTATTTATGGGATACTTTTTATCTCTATTGTATTTAATTTTAAAAATAGTTTTAAACCTACACTTATTTATGTATTTGGTTGGTCATTATTTTGTTTTATCCTTTTTATTTTTGATTTTAAAAACTATTATGAACAAAAAGGTTTTATGGATTTAGTTTTATTGGCATTTGCTATTGAAGCTATACTTTTTACAATATCTGTTTCATATAAATATAATGATTTAAAACAAGAAAAAAAAGAGTATGAAAATATGCTTTTGCAACAATCAAAATTAGCAAAATCTGGGGAGATGATAGCTAATATAACTCATCAATTTAGGCAACCCCTTAATAATCTTTCATATATTTTGATAAATCTAAAAAAGAAGTTTATAAAAAATGAGTTGGAAAAAGAGTATTTTGAAAAGAAGATTACTCAAGCAAATCAGCAAATAGAGTTTTTATCTAAAACAATTAATGATTTTAAAGAGTTTTATATCCCTTCAAAAAAAAGGGAACAGTTTCTAGTAAAAGAGGTTATCTCAAATGTACAAACAATTTTTGAAGAGGATTTAAAAAAACATAATATTCTATTAAATATAGATTTTAAAACTAATGATGATATAAAAATATTTGGAATTAAAAATGAATTAGCACAAGTTTTTTTAGCCATTTTATCAAATAGCAGAGATGTTTTAAAAAATATAGAAAAGCCAGAGATTTTAATAGAAGTATCAGCTTCTAGTGCTGAAGTTACAATCTCAATTTTGAATAATGGACCAAAAATAAATCAAAAAGATATAACAAAACTTTTTGATCCATATTTTTCTACAAAAAAAGAGGGAAGTGGTTTGGGCTTGTTTTTAAGTAAGCAGATTATTGAAGAAAGCTTTAATGGTAAAATTGAAGTTTCAAACAATAATGAGAGAGTGTGTTTCTCTCTCATTATAGAAAAAGATATTAATTAA
- a CDS encoding aspartate carbamoyltransferase catalytic subunit, which produces MQHLITTSDFTKEEILKIYDDAKIFLDMESSEVLKGKIIVNLFFENSTRTRGAFEMAAKRLGAQVISLDVGTSSTNKGETVFDTVMNIKAMGPDAIVIRHSDCNFHRTLVDYVDCPIINAGAGKTAHPTQALLDLFTISEHFDGEIEGKKVAIVGDVKSSRVAGSNKELLPRFGIDVCFVAPDCFKYEDESLKQYNLIDEIIDEVDVVMSLRTQLERHNEVYFQSLNEYAKDYCITKETFGERDILLLHPGPVNRNVDISDEMLVDSRNKVLEQVKNGVAVRMAVLKKLVLKQ; this is translated from the coding sequence ATGCAGCATTTGATTACCACAAGTGACTTTACAAAAGAAGAGATTCTTAAGATTTATGATGATGCTAAAATATTTTTAGATATGGAATCTAGTGAGGTTCTAAAAGGTAAAATTATTGTAAATTTATTTTTTGAAAACTCTACAAGAACAAGAGGTGCCTTTGAAATGGCTGCTAAAAGACTTGGCGCTCAAGTAATCTCTTTAGATGTTGGAACAAGTTCAACAAATAAGGGTGAGACTGTATTTGATACAGTAATGAATATTAAAGCAATGGGTCCAGATGCAATTGTAATAAGACACTCAGATTGTAATTTTCATAGAACACTAGTTGATTATGTAGATTGTCCAATTATAAATGCAGGTGCTGGAAAAACTGCCCATCCTACACAAGCATTATTGGATTTATTTACTATTAGCGAACACTTTGATGGAGAGATTGAAGGTAAGAAGGTTGCTATTGTTGGTGATGTGAAATCTTCAAGGGTTGCTGGTTCAAACAAAGAATTACTTCCAAGATTTGGTATTGATGTATGTTTTGTTGCACCAGATTGTTTTAAATATGAAGATGAAAGTTTAAAACAATACAATTTAATTGACGAAATTATTGATGAAGTTGATGTTGTTATGAGTTTAAGAACTCAACTTGAAAGACATAATGAAGTTTATTTTCAATCATTAAATGAATATGCAAAAGATTATTGTATCACAAAAGAGACTTTTGGAGAAAGAGATATTTTATTACTTCATCCAGGTCCAGTAAATAGAAATGTTGATATCTCTGATGAGATGTTAGTTGATTCTAGAAACAAAGTATTAGAACAAGTGAAAAATGGTGTTGCAGTGAGAATGGCAGTGCTTAAAAAGCTTGTATTAAAACAATAA
- a CDS encoding aspartate aminotransferase family protein — protein MLEQLDKEYVLHTYARNYVNFKKGINATLFDEKDKDYIDFTSGIGVVSAGHGNKEVADAIYKQVQNITHISNLYAIEPQAILGEKIAKLSGMDVATFFANSGAEANEGAIKIARKYGKTKYDGKRYKVITLEHSFHGRTITTVKATGQSSFHSPNFAPYPEGFSFNSAIDDIFNSIDDETVAVMIELVQGEGGVQPFEKEAVQELAKFLKQRDILLIIDEVQTGVYRTGEFLATNLYEIQPDVITLAKGLGGGVPIGAVVTTHKDIFEPGDHGSTFGGNYLSCASANKVLDILEKYKDAGTLDETIIYFGTKLNEIYEKYQNIFTDEVGLGLMRGLRVKDSDMLKTVISNAFDEGVLVLKAGRNTLRLLPPLTISKEEVNEGFKRLDNALAKIA, from the coding sequence ATGTTAGAACAATTAGATAAAGAGTATGTATTACACACTTATGCAAGAAATTATGTAAATTTTAAAAAAGGGATAAATGCAACTTTATTTGATGAAAAAGATAAAGATTATATTGACTTTACTTCAGGTATAGGTGTTGTATCAGCAGGACATGGGAATAAAGAAGTAGCAGATGCAATTTATAAACAAGTTCAAAATATTACACATATCTCAAATCTTTATGCTATTGAACCACAAGCGATATTAGGTGAAAAGATAGCAAAACTTTCAGGAATGGATGTAGCAACTTTTTTTGCAAATAGTGGAGCAGAAGCAAATGAAGGAGCAATTAAAATTGCAAGAAAATATGGAAAAACTAAATATGATGGGAAAAGATATAAAGTTATAACTTTAGAACACTCTTTCCATGGAAGAACGATTACAACAGTTAAAGCAACTGGACAAAGTTCATTTCATAGTCCAAATTTTGCACCATATCCAGAAGGTTTCTCTTTCAATTCTGCTATTGATGATATTTTTAATTCAATTGATGATGAGACAGTTGCAGTTATGATTGAATTGGTTCAAGGTGAAGGTGGGGTACAACCTTTTGAAAAAGAGGCTGTTCAAGAGTTAGCAAAGTTTTTAAAACAAAGAGATATTCTTTTAATCATTGATGAAGTTCAAACAGGTGTTTATAGAACTGGGGAGTTTTTAGCTACAAATCTTTATGAGATACAACCAGATGTAATAACACTTGCAAAAGGTCTTGGTGGAGGAGTTCCAATTGGAGCAGTTGTAACTACACACAAAGATATATTTGAACCAGGAGACCATGGTTCAACTTTTGGAGGGAACTACTTAAGTTGTGCTAGTGCAAATAAAGTTTTAGATATTTTAGAAAAATATAAAGATGCAGGAACGCTTGATGAAACAATAATATATTTTGGAACAAAATTAAATGAAATTTATGAGAAATATCAAAATATTTTTACTGATGAAGTTGGTTTAGGTTTAATGAGAGGATTAAGAGTTAAAGATTCTGATATGTTAAAAACTGTTATTTCTAATGCTTTTGATGAAGGGGTATTAGTATTAAAAGCAGGAAGAAATACTTTAAGACTTTTACCACCTCTTACCATTTCAAAAGAAGAGGTAAACGAAGGTTTTAAAAGGTTAGATAATGCACTTGCAAAAATTGCTTAA
- a CDS encoding response regulator — MKKRIDDNIKVLIVEDDEIARENAVEYLEEYFSNIYESSNALDALKIYELKKPDIIITDIQMPKLNGLEFVERIRQKDKKVQVIVLTAFCDKEYLLKAVELQLVKYLIKPINEYELDAAIKTSIETLKSDESNIVKLPNGMVFDLYNLVLLDGKEIIKLRTKELEFLKLLIKNKNRYVTYQEIENFVWDEQVMSKDALKTLVKNLKNKLSKDLILNLSGTGYKIVL; from the coding sequence ATGAAAAAAAGAATAGATGATAATATAAAAGTATTAATAGTTGAGGATGATGAGATTGCAAGGGAGAATGCAGTTGAATATTTAGAAGAGTATTTTTCAAATATTTATGAATCTTCAAATGCTTTAGATGCTTTGAAAATCTATGAACTAAAAAAACCAGATATTATTATAACTGATATACAAATGCCCAAACTAAATGGCTTAGAGTTTGTAGAAAGAATACGTCAAAAAGATAAAAAGGTACAAGTGATTGTTTTAACTGCTTTTTGTGATAAAGAGTATCTTTTAAAAGCTGTTGAGTTACAACTTGTAAAATATTTGATAAAACCAATAAATGAATATGAATTAGACGCAGCAATAAAAACCTCTATTGAAACTTTGAAAAGTGATGAATCAAATATTGTGAAACTTCCAAATGGTATGGTTTTTGATTTATATAATTTGGTTTTATTAGATGGCAAAGAGATTATAAAATTACGAACAAAAGAGTTAGAGTTTTTAAAACTTCTTATAAAAAATAAAAATAGATATGTAACATATCAGGAGATTGAAAATTTTGTTTGGGATGAACAAGTTATGAGTAAAGATGCTTTAAAAACCTTAGTTAAAAATTTAAAAAATAAATTATCAAAGGATTTGATTTTGAACCTATCTGGTACAGGATATAAAATTGTACTTTGA
- a CDS encoding aminodeoxychorismate synthase component I, with translation MNKKLKEKLNKYGSLKEPFFFVVSYDLGKYYINSLKNLPSTIKFKIDEDSEANIDEKIALKKHPILFSEYEKKFNILQEHIKAGNSYLLNLTAKTKVETKYTLDEIYEKAKSKYKLKFFDEFVCFSPEKFIEINKNKIFTHPMKGTIDSSIENAKDKILCDIKEMAEHTMVVDLLRNDLGIVANKIRVDEFRYIDKINAGDKELLQVSSKISGELKDNWNENLGDILCSLLPAGSITGTPKKKTVEILKNIEGYDRGFYTGIFGVYDGENFNSAVMIRFIEKDKNSDLYYKSGGGITCDSKVNLEYEELLDKVYLPF, from the coding sequence TTGAATAAAAAATTAAAAGAAAAATTAAATAAATATGGCTCTTTAAAGGAGCCATTTTTTTTTGTAGTATCTTATGATTTAGGTAAGTACTATATAAACTCCTTAAAAAATTTACCCTCTACAATTAAGTTTAAAATAGATGAAGATAGTGAAGCTAATATTGATGAAAAAATAGCTTTAAAAAAACACCCAATACTTTTCAGTGAATATGAAAAAAAGTTTAATATCTTACAAGAACATATTAAAGCAGGAAACTCTTATCTTTTAAATTTAACAGCAAAAACAAAAGTTGAAACAAAATATACACTAGATGAGATATATGAAAAAGCTAAATCTAAATACAAATTAAAATTTTTTGATGAATTTGTATGCTTTTCACCAGAAAAGTTTATAGAAATAAATAAAAATAAAATTTTTACTCATCCAATGAAAGGTACTATTGATAGTAGTATTGAAAATGCAAAAGATAAGATTCTATGTGATATTAAAGAGATGGCTGAACATACTATGGTAGTAGACCTTCTAAGGAATGATCTAGGAATAGTTGCAAATAAAATTAGAGTTGATGAGTTTAGATATATAGATAAAATAAATGCAGGAGATAAAGAGTTATTACAAGTAAGTTCAAAAATTAGTGGAGAACTAAAAGATAATTGGAATGAAAATCTTGGAGATATTTTATGTTCTCTTCTTCCTGCTGGTTCTATTACAGGAACACCCAAAAAGAAAACTGTAGAGATTTTAAAAAATATTGAAGGTTATGACAGAGGTTTTTATACTGGGATATTTGGTGTTTATGATGGCGAAAATTTTAATAGTGCTGTTATGATTAGATTTATAGAAAAAGATAAAAACTCAGATTTATATTATAAAAGTGGTGGTGGGATAACTTGTGATTCAAAAGTAAATTTAGAATATGAAGAATTACTTGATAAAGTTTATTTACCTTTTTAG